GATACAGCCTCTCCCCGGCAAGGATGTTGGGCATGGCGACATAGGGTGTTTTGATCAGAGGGCGTGCCAGAAAGGCCGTAAGGGGGCTCATCGTGTAGGCCACGACCATGAACCGGTCGGCCAGGAGGGCTTCCACGGCGGCCGTCCCGCTCGCTCCGGCAACCATATCGGAAGAGGCGATCAGCTCCCGTCCGGGTCCCTCCCAGAGCGGCAGCGATCCGGCATTGCGGGAGAGTCTCTCCCGGTCCTCCGCTGCCAGGGAAGGGCTCACCGAGAGCACCGGGGCATAGCCCTCCCGCTGCAGACGGCGCCCCACCTCCGTCAGAAGCGGCCCGAGACGACGCACCTCGCTCCGGCGACTCCCGGGGAGAAGGGCGATACGCTTGAGAGGCGCCTGGGGGGGACGGGGGGCAGGGCTCCGCTCCTCCAGGAGGGGGTGGCCGAGATAGCGGCTTGGCACCCCTTCGTCGAGGAGCAAACGGTGTTCGAAGGCGAACAGCGGCAGACAGCAGTCGACATACCGGCGGAGCGGCTTCAGCCGACCCGGACGCCAGGCCCAGAATGTGGGGGGGATCAGGTAGACGAGGGGGCCCCTGTATCCGGCGCGCCGAACCGCCCTGGCCAGAGGAAGGTGGAAATCCGGGCTGTCCACCACCACCACCGCCTCCGGCTCGTCTGTACGGACCCATTCCGCCATCTGCCTGCGGATCCGGAGGAGCGCGGGGATCACGGAGATCGCCTCGGTGAGCCCCACGACATTCTGCGCTTCACAGTCCCAGAGCTGCCTGACCCCGGCTTCCTGCGCCCGGGGACCCACCATGCCCTCCAGCCGCGAGGAGACCCCCATCTCCCGAAGCGCTGCGGCAAGGTGGGAGAGATAGGCGTCTCCGGAGGGCTCGCCGCAACTCAGGAAGAGGCTCACCGCTGGATCCCCAGGAGGGCTATCCCCTGGTCGTCGGCAAAGCGTTCCATCCGCTCCCTGTCCAGGACGATGGTCCGCCCCGCCTCCACAGCCAGACAGCTCAGCCCAGCCTCGTGCATCGCCTGCAGCGTATCGAGCCCCACCACGGGGATATCGAAGCGTTCGTCCTGGTCGGGGCGCATCATCTTCACCACGGTGCCGCCTCCGCTCCCGAACTGGCCGGCTCTGCGGATGGCGGCATCGGTCCCCTCCATAGCTTCAACCGCCAGAACGGCCCTGTCGGCCACCACCACGGTCTGTCCGAAGGAGAGGCCCAGGATCTGCGCGGCGATCTCCCGCCCGTAGCGACAGTCTTCCAGCTCCCGGTCCGTCGGATTCCGCCCCGCCCGGTACCCGAGAGGGACAAAGAGATCGCCGGCGATCTCCCGATATCCCGCCACAGGGAATCCCTGTCCTTCAATGACAGCGACGATCCGGCCCAGAAGCGTATGGTCGTCGTTGGATCCGCCGTGGTGGAGCACCGCCTCCGCAGTGGCGTCGTGCGCCCCGGAGGCAAACATGAGCCCCTTGGGCACCCGCCCGGCCATCACCACCTGCCGCACACCCCAGGCATGGAACGCTGCCATTACCTGCGGAAAGTCGATCCCTTCGAGGGGCACAACGTGATCGGCACAGGCGGCGACGTCGCTGTCGGCGCCTATGCCGACCACCACCAGGCTGTCCCCTCGTTCGGCGACCCGCCTGGCCACCGCCACCGGAAGTCTTCCTTCCCCGGCGATCAAGCCTATGGTTGTACGCATCGCAATCGCTCCTCCATCACGGGGTTTCGCTCTTCCCTCCGGCTATCGGTTGGCCCGCTTCGCCAGAAAACCGCCCAGCAGCAGAAAGAGGACAAAGGGTGTCCAGGCACCCACCGCGGCCGGGATAAATCCGGCCAGCGCAAAGGCCCTGCTGAAGGACATCACCACATAGTAGGCAAAGGCGACCAGGATACTCAGACCAAGGCCGATGCCCGTTCCGCCGCGGTGGGAACGCACGCCCAGTGTCGCCCCCACCAGAGCCAGCACCACCGCCGCCCAGGGGAAGGCAATGCGCATGTGGAGATAGACAAAGAGCTTTCTGGTGCTCCCGCCCTTGGCGGAGACGATGGCGATCTCGTTGATGAGCTGCGCGATGCCCATCTTGTCCGGATCCCGGCTGGAACGCTCCAGCTGCTCCGGCGAGAGCCGCAAGGGGATCTCCTGGGTCTCGAAGGTCAGCATCAGCGATACCGTCCCTTCGGGCGAGACCTGATAGACCTTGCCCTGGCGCAACCTCCACACCGAACCGTCCCAGCTGCCCTTTTTGGCCTGGAGGATCCGGCGCAGGCGCCCCCCGTCGAACTCCTGGATCAGGATGCGCTCCATGGTGCCCACCCTGGGCTTGAGCTTCTCCACGTACATCACGCGCTTGAGCTCGCCTTCCTCCTCCTGCCGCAGGAAGATCCGCTCCTTGATCAGCGAGGGACGCTGGTTCCGCACCTCGGCGTTCATCAGGTTCTCCGCCGCACGGTAGCTCAGCGGAACCACGCTTTCGTTCCAGAGAAAGCAGAGCATGGAAAGCAGCACCGCCACGATGATAACGGGCCGCACAATGCGCTGGAAGGAGATCCCCGAGGCCTTGAGCGCCACAATCTCGCTCTGTGCCGACATGGTGCTGAAGCTCAGCAGCGCCGACAGCAGCGCCGCCATGGGGAGGATGGTGCCCACGACCTCGGGAAGCCGGTAGAGAAAGAGCCGTGTCACTACCCAGAGGGAGACACCCCGCTCGATGATCAGGTCTGCTACGTCAAAGAGGATGCCCCCGGCCACAAAGAGCACCGTAAAGGCAAGAATGCCGAACAGCAGCGGCCCCGCCATCTCCTGCAGTATGTAGCTGTCGAGCATCCTCCAGAGTCGCCGCCGCGCCATCAGGACCCCGTTCCGCCTTGCTCCGCGAGGGCATAGAGATAATCGGCCATCTCGCGGACGGCGCCATGGCCGCCGCGCCGGGTGACCACCACATCGGCCGCCTGTTTGACCGCCTGTTCCGCATCGGCGACGGCCCCGCCGATACCGGCCCAGCGGATGCAGGGGATATCGGTGAGATCGTCGCCGATATAGGCCGTTTCCGGGGCGCCGCAGCCCACCGTTCCGGCAATACGCCGCAGCTCGCCCAGTTTGTCGCGGACGCCGTTGCTGCAGTACTGGACGCCCAGTTCCCCGGCGCGCCGTTCGGTGACAGGGGAGGGACGCCCGCTGATAAAGGCCAGGACCACGCCGGTTCTTCCGAGCCGTACCAGTCCGAATCCGTCGCGGACATGGAAGGCCTTCATCTCCTCTCCTCCGCCGGAGAGCAGCACCGTGCCGTCGGTGAGCGTGCCGTCCACATCCATGGCGAAGAGCCTAACCGTCATCGCGATCCCGCTTTCTGCCCCTGCCCACCCAGGGGGTCATCCCCCGTGTGGAGGAACCAAAGAAATCCAGGATCTCCCGCAGCGACTGGTCCGCCCGCGCCTCCGCGGTGTCCAGCTCCGCAACGGCCCGACGCATCGGGAGCGGCGAGGTGCTCAGCCGCCGGTAGAAGCGCCGGATGGCGTCCCGGCTCGCGGAGCTGTATCCCTGCCGTTTGAGCCCCACACGGTTGATCCCGTAGATCCGTCCGGGATGCCCGTCGATCAGCGTAAAGGGGGGCACATCCTTGACCAGTTTGGAGAGACCGCCCACCATACAGAGCCTTCCGACCCGGACAAACTGATGTACGCCGCTCATGCCGCCGAGCACAGCCCCGGGACCCACGGCGACATACCCCGCCAGCCCCACCTTGTTGACCAGCGTCGCCCTGTCGCCAATGGTGCAGTTGTGCCCCACATGGACACCCTCCATGACCATGGCGCCGTCGCCGATGGTGGTGCTGTTTCCCTCGCCGCAGGCCCGGTGTATCGTCGCGTTCTCGCGGACGATTACGCTATCTCCGATGATCACCCGGCTCGATTCGCCCCGGAAGTCCAGATCCTGCGGCTCCCGTCCGATCGTGGCGTGTTCGAAGATCCTGCATCCCCGCCCGATGGTCACGTGCCCGCAGATGCGGACAAA
This genomic stretch from Synergistales bacterium harbors:
- the lpxB gene encoding lipid-A-disaccharide synthase yields the protein MSLFLSCGEPSGDAYLSHLAAALREMGVSSRLEGMVGPRAQEAGVRQLWDCEAQNVVGLTEAISVIPALLRIRRQMAEWVRTDEPEAVVVVDSPDFHLPLARAVRRAGYRGPLVYLIPPTFWAWRPGRLKPLRRYVDCCLPLFAFEHRLLLDEGVPSRYLGHPLLEERSPAPRPPQAPLKRIALLPGSRRSEVRRLGPLLTEVGRRLQREGYAPVLSVSPSLAAEDRERLSRNAGSLPLWEGPGRELIASSDMVAGASGTAAVEALLADRFMVVAYTMSPLTAFLARPLIKTPYVAMPNILAGERLYPEYTQGEATPEALVDALKRYAGDDAYRRRIHAGLAEARKQMGSPGAYRFWAETICSLTGACVPSCS
- the lpxI gene encoding UDP-2,3-diacylglucosamine diphosphatase LpxI (LpxI, functionally equivalent to LpxH, replaces it in LPS biosynthesis in a minority of bacteria.); amino-acid sequence: MRTTIGLIAGEGRLPVAVARRVAERGDSLVVVGIGADSDVAACADHVVPLEGIDFPQVMAAFHAWGVRQVVMAGRVPKGLMFASGAHDATAEAVLHHGGSNDDHTLLGRIVAVIEGQGFPVAGYREIAGDLFVPLGYRAGRNPTDRELEDCRYGREIAAQILGLSFGQTVVVADRAVLAVEAMEGTDAAIRRAGQFGSGGGTVVKMMRPDQDERFDIPVVGLDTLQAMHEAGLSCLAVEAGRTIVLDRERMERFADDQGIALLGIQR
- a CDS encoding LptF/LptG family permease, which gives rise to MARRRLWRMLDSYILQEMAGPLLFGILAFTVLFVAGGILFDVADLIIERGVSLWVVTRLFLYRLPEVVGTILPMAALLSALLSFSTMSAQSEIVALKASGISFQRIVRPVIIVAVLLSMLCFLWNESVVPLSYRAAENLMNAEVRNQRPSLIKERIFLRQEEEGELKRVMYVEKLKPRVGTMERILIQEFDGGRLRRILQAKKGSWDGSVWRLRQGKVYQVSPEGTVSLMLTFETQEIPLRLSPEQLERSSRDPDKMGIAQLINEIAIVSAKGGSTRKLFVYLHMRIAFPWAAVVLALVGATLGVRSHRGGTGIGLGLSILVAFAYYVVMSFSRAFALAGFIPAAVGAWTPFVLFLLLGGFLAKRANR
- a CDS encoding HAD hydrolase family protein, with the protein product MTVRLFAMDVDGTLTDGTVLLSGGGEEMKAFHVRDGFGLVRLGRTGVVLAFISGRPSPVTERRAGELGVQYCSNGVRDKLGELRRIAGTVGCGAPETAYIGDDLTDIPCIRWAGIGGAVADAEQAVKQAADVVVTRRGGHGAVREMADYLYALAEQGGTGS
- the lpxA gene encoding acyl-ACP--UDP-N-acetylglucosamine O-acyltransferase, translating into MTVEVHPSALVSAQAELADGVSIGPYAVVDGHVRIGAGTRIEAFVRICGHVTIGRGCRIFEHATIGREPQDLDFRGESSRVIIGDSVIVRENATIHRACGEGNSTTIGDGAMVMEGVHVGHNCTIGDRATLVNKVGLAGYVAVGPGAVLGGMSGVHQFVRVGRLCMVGGLSKLVKDVPPFTLIDGHPGRIYGINRVGLKRQGYSSASRDAIRRFYRRLSTSPLPMRRAVAELDTAEARADQSLREILDFFGSSTRGMTPWVGRGRKRDRDDG